Proteins from a genomic interval of Paenibacillus lentus:
- a CDS encoding carbohydrate ABC transporter permease: MSRDNLIKIVLFVLFAGLCALILLPFYAVTIASFKPGEDLIRYGLNLSLDLSVMNFDNFIYLFAGNHAYFTWFFNSLLLTTVQVVLTLLVSATVAYGFSAYEFRGKNFLFICVLLIMMVPFEILLLPLYTLTNKIGLMNSYSAIVLPGVASAATIFFFRQYLRGVPKEIIAAGRVDGASEYGIYMRLILPVMKPSFAAMAILNGMNSWNNFLWPFMVLSDAGKYTLPIGLKTLLTPYGNNYDLLIVGSFFSIIPIFILFVAFQKYFIDGMTAGAVKG, from the coding sequence ATGAGCAGGGATAATTTGATCAAAATCGTCCTCTTCGTTCTTTTTGCAGGCTTGTGTGCATTGATTTTGCTCCCTTTTTATGCGGTTACGATTGCTTCCTTCAAGCCGGGCGAGGATTTGATTCGCTACGGGTTGAATTTGAGCCTCGATCTGTCGGTTATGAATTTTGACAATTTCATATATTTGTTCGCCGGTAACCATGCGTACTTTACCTGGTTCTTCAACTCGCTGCTGCTGACGACCGTTCAGGTCGTGCTGACTTTGCTCGTTAGTGCGACGGTGGCTTACGGGTTCTCGGCCTATGAGTTCAGAGGGAAGAACTTCTTGTTTATTTGCGTGCTGTTAATCATGATGGTGCCATTTGAAATATTGCTGCTCCCTTTATATACGCTGACGAACAAAATCGGTCTGATGAACTCCTATTCGGCCATTGTGCTTCCCGGCGTGGCTAGCGCCGCGACGATCTTCTTCTTTCGGCAATATCTAAGAGGGGTTCCGAAGGAAATTATTGCTGCAGGCAGGGTTGACGGCGCTTCGGAGTATGGAATTTATATGAGATTAATATTGCCTGTTATGAAACCATCATTTGCTGCTATGGCGATTTTAAACGGCATGAACAGCTGGAACAATTTTCTTTGGCCGTTTATGGTGCTCAGCGATGCCGGGAAATACACTCTTCCGATCGGTCTGAAGACGCTGTTGACGCCTTACGGAAATAACTACGACTTATTGATTGTCGGTTCGTTTTTCTCGATTATTCCTATTTTTATCTTGTTTGTAGCTTTTCAGAAGTATTTTATAGATGGCATGACGGCTGGAGCAGTGAAGGGCTAG
- a CDS encoding carbohydrate ABC transporter permease, which produces MIKKFLYSQKVAPYVFVLPFIFVFIFFWVYPLGSSFSMSFQKIQLGQEASWIGFSNYEKLMGDGVFLKAVTNSAVYMVLTLAVLIPFPMLFAVLINNKFMWGRDFFKSSFFFPALTSVVVAGTIFRLMFGEMEGSLINSVLGWFGIGPVKFLKGQVTGFVALVSLATWRWTGVNMLYFLAGLKNIPDEYYEAASMDGASSFQKLTRITMPLLKPTTIYVLTISIYAGLAMFIESMMLWNGNNSPKNIGLTIVGYLYRQGIEKNNLGYAAAVGIVLLAITMIINLAQLAFSGMFKKED; this is translated from the coding sequence ATGATCAAGAAATTTCTCTACTCGCAAAAAGTCGCTCCCTATGTTTTTGTGCTGCCTTTTATATTCGTCTTCATATTCTTCTGGGTCTATCCGCTGGGCAGCTCTTTCAGCATGAGCTTTCAAAAAATACAGCTTGGGCAGGAAGCCAGTTGGATCGGCTTCAGCAATTACGAGAAGCTGATGGGCGACGGCGTTTTTCTTAAGGCCGTAACCAACAGCGCCGTGTACATGGTGCTCACCTTAGCCGTTCTAATTCCTTTTCCAATGCTGTTTGCCGTACTCATCAACAATAAATTCATGTGGGGGAGAGATTTTTTCAAATCCTCCTTCTTCTTCCCCGCCTTAACTTCGGTGGTCGTGGCGGGAACGATCTTCAGACTGATGTTTGGAGAAATGGAAGGCTCTTTGATCAACAGCGTGCTGGGATGGTTTGGGATCGGGCCGGTCAAATTTCTGAAGGGGCAGGTTACCGGATTCGTTGCGCTAGTATCGCTAGCGACTTGGAGATGGACAGGGGTCAATATGCTTTACTTCCTGGCAGGTCTCAAAAATATTCCCGACGAATACTATGAAGCCGCCTCGATGGACGGAGCATCATCCTTCCAGAAATTGACGAGGATTACGATGCCTCTATTAAAGCCCACCACGATCTACGTGCTGACGATCAGTATTTATGCGGGCCTTGCGATGTTTATCGAGAGCATGATGCTGTGGAACGGCAATAACTCACCGAAGAACATTGGATTGACGATCGTCGGCTACTTGTACCGGCAAGGAATCGAGAAGAACAACCTGGGATACGCGGCGGCCGTCGGCATTGTGCTCCTGGCGATCACGATGATCATCAACCTGGCGCAGCTGGCCTTTTCTGGGATGTTCAAGAAGGAGGACTGA
- a CDS encoding ABC transporter substrate-binding protein, whose protein sequence is MKQRWFIVLVAMSMTLMLFGCGQSPQSTGGDSTVLDAGAGEGATELSYWTFVELHGQHFEKMLGKWNEANQDRQIKLNVTVMPYDDMHNKLSIAVQTGVGAPDIADIELGKFPDFLAGTPQLEPLNDVIDPYRGTIVKSRVDLYSKGGQNYGVPTHVGASVAFYNTEILEQAGVDYKTIETWEDFKQAGIKVYEATGKYMGTADTSATWQASMLLAQQGSDFTDEAGKPVVNSEAMAKGMAILKDLQDNNVIATVAGGQPDTEEAYGEFNAGNYATAFMPLWQMSRYTNYMKDLSGKIAIAPIPVIEKGMPRSVGGGGTGTVVTKTAKDVQLAKDFLAFAKLSLDANKEIWNTLGFDPVNMDVWEMQDVTHDPDNQFVRYFQNNPFDVLNEIKSEIQLIKSTSATPTINNVLCTITFNEIFEDGKDIKEALDAAQAQIEQELK, encoded by the coding sequence ATGAAGCAAAGATGGTTTATTGTGCTTGTTGCAATGTCAATGACACTGATGTTATTTGGATGTGGACAATCGCCCCAAAGCACGGGAGGGGATAGTACGGTTCTCGACGCTGGGGCAGGTGAAGGGGCGACGGAATTGTCCTATTGGACATTCGTGGAGCTACACGGTCAACATTTTGAGAAGATGCTTGGAAAATGGAACGAGGCCAACCAGGATCGGCAAATCAAGTTGAATGTGACAGTAATGCCTTATGATGACATGCATAATAAACTATCGATCGCAGTACAGACGGGGGTCGGGGCCCCGGATATCGCGGATATTGAGCTAGGCAAGTTCCCAGACTTCCTGGCGGGTACTCCCCAGTTGGAACCTTTGAATGATGTGATTGACCCGTACCGAGGTACGATCGTGAAGTCCAGGGTCGATTTGTACAGTAAGGGTGGCCAAAACTATGGCGTTCCTACACATGTAGGCGCTTCAGTCGCTTTCTACAATACCGAAATTCTGGAGCAGGCCGGCGTTGACTACAAGACGATTGAGACCTGGGAAGATTTCAAGCAAGCGGGCATTAAAGTGTATGAAGCGACTGGAAAATATATGGGTACCGCGGATACAAGCGCAACCTGGCAAGCCTCGATGCTGCTTGCCCAGCAAGGCAGCGATTTCACGGATGAGGCTGGCAAGCCTGTTGTGAATTCGGAAGCCATGGCCAAAGGCATGGCGATTCTAAAAGATTTGCAGGACAACAATGTCATAGCCACGGTTGCCGGAGGGCAGCCGGATACGGAAGAAGCCTATGGCGAGTTTAATGCGGGCAACTATGCCACCGCCTTTATGCCGTTATGGCAAATGTCGAGGTATACAAACTACATGAAGGATTTATCCGGGAAAATCGCAATTGCGCCGATCCCTGTCATTGAGAAAGGTATGCCCCGTTCTGTAGGCGGTGGCGGCACGGGAACGGTAGTGACAAAAACGGCCAAGGACGTTCAGCTGGCCAAGGATTTCCTGGCCTTCGCCAAATTGTCGTTGGACGCGAACAAGGAAATCTGGAATACATTAGGCTTCGATCCGGTCAATATGGACGTCTGGGAGATGCAGGACGTCACGCATGATCCGGATAATCAGTTTGTGCGTTATTTCCAGAATAATCCCTTTGATGTCTTGAATGAAATTAAGAGCGAAATCCAGCTGATCAAATCAACTTCCGCAACGCCAACGATCAATAATGTGCTATGTACGATCACATTTAACGAAATATTTGAAGACGGTAAGGATATAAAGGAAGCTCTAGACGCAGCTCAAGCGCAAATTGAACAGGAATTGAAATAG